One stretch of Paraburkholderia fungorum DNA includes these proteins:
- a CDS encoding NUDIX hydrolase, with the protein MKFCSVCGHGVSLSIPPGDNRERFVCGSCGTVHYQNPRNVVGTVPVWDDKVLLCRRAIEPRYGYWTLPAGFMEMGETTAEAASRETLEEAGARVEVQSLFSLLNVPHVHQVHLFYMARLLDLDIAAGEESLEVKLFEEHEIPWDEIAFPTVGQTLRFFFADRSAGSFGLHTGDIFRSLREG; encoded by the coding sequence ATGAAATTCTGTTCTGTCTGCGGTCACGGAGTCAGTCTGAGCATTCCACCGGGCGACAACCGCGAGCGCTTCGTCTGCGGCAGTTGCGGCACCGTGCATTACCAGAATCCGCGCAACGTGGTCGGTACCGTCCCGGTGTGGGACGACAAGGTGCTGCTGTGCCGTCGCGCGATCGAACCGCGCTATGGCTACTGGACGCTCCCCGCAGGCTTCATGGAGATGGGTGAAACGACCGCAGAGGCAGCCTCGCGCGAAACGCTGGAGGAAGCCGGCGCGCGCGTCGAGGTACAGAGCCTGTTTTCGCTGCTGAACGTGCCGCACGTGCATCAGGTGCATCTGTTTTATATGGCGCGACTGCTCGATCTCGACATTGCCGCCGGCGAGGAAAGCCTCGAAGTGAAGCTCTTCGAGGAACACGAAATTCCGTGGGACGAAATCGCGTTCCCAACGGTCGGCCAGACCCTGCGTTTCTTCTTCGCCGACCGCTCCGCCGGCAGCTTCGGCCTGCACACGGGCGACATCTTCCGCTCGCTGCGCGAAGGTTGA
- a CDS encoding heme-degrading domain-containing protein, with translation MDIAHDLQVIAAQERTLVFPQFDADRAWQIGAYLHEVAKARGVAAAIDVRTFGQPLFFSSLDGATPDNVDWARRKSNTVAHFRRSSYAIGLKMQQAGSTLADKHGLAATEYASHGGAFPLTVANAGVIGSITVSGLPQRADHELVVEALCAHLGHDYSKLALAKA, from the coding sequence ATGGATATCGCACACGATCTGCAGGTTATTGCCGCTCAGGAACGCACCCTGGTGTTCCCTCAATTCGACGCCGACCGCGCGTGGCAAATCGGCGCTTATCTGCACGAAGTCGCCAAGGCGCGCGGCGTCGCGGCGGCCATCGACGTGCGTACCTTCGGGCAGCCGCTGTTTTTCAGTTCGCTCGACGGCGCGACGCCCGACAACGTCGACTGGGCTCGCCGTAAAAGCAACACGGTTGCGCATTTCCGCCGCAGTTCGTACGCGATCGGTTTGAAGATGCAGCAAGCTGGCAGCACGCTCGCCGACAAGCATGGCCTGGCCGCTACGGAATACGCATCGCATGGCGGCGCGTTTCCGTTGACGGTTGCAAACGCGGGCGTGATCGGTTCGATCACCGTGTCGGGTCTGCCGCAACGCGCCGATCACGAACTGGTGGTCGAGGCGCTGTGCGCGCATCTCGGCCACGACTACAGCAAGCTCGCGCTCGCGAAGGCCTGA
- a CDS encoding DMT family transporter, translating to MRVPPYALLGIAIVAEVIATSAMRASDGFSRLWPSTVVVIGYGIAFYCLSLTLRSIPVGIVYAVWSGAGIVLITLVALLLYRQVPDLPAIIGLGLIIAGVAVLNIFSKMQAH from the coding sequence ATGCGGGTGCCTCCTTATGCGTTGCTCGGGATCGCCATCGTCGCCGAAGTGATCGCGACATCCGCGATGCGCGCCTCCGACGGGTTTTCGCGGCTGTGGCCGTCGACGGTCGTGGTGATCGGCTACGGCATCGCGTTTTACTGCCTGTCGCTCACACTCCGGAGTATTCCGGTCGGCATCGTGTATGCGGTGTGGTCCGGCGCGGGCATCGTGCTGATCACGCTGGTCGCGTTACTGCTGTACCGGCAGGTGCCGGACTTGCCCGCGATCATCGGGCTCGGACTCATCATTGCGGGCGTCGCCGTGCTGAACATCTTTTCGAAGATGCAGGCCCATTGA
- a CDS encoding DUF1488 domain-containing protein → MALSVEKRALQNADKSPSAGWTAVRGREYHSGVGGGRRFVAGAALLPEPSDEATMEIRFPADAPAYRGANLTVVFPALVDGEPVPCAISVEALEDHFGAYSEDLEGWMRAFDAGRPRIEAVAREHLQISNGTPVLLKSGHFPPGNVAD, encoded by the coding sequence ATGGCTCTTTCCGTCGAAAAACGTGCTCTTCAAAACGCTGACAAAAGCCCGTCGGCAGGCTGGACCGCCGTCCGGGGCCGCGAGTACCATAGCGGGGTCGGCGGCGGCCGGCGGTTTGTCGCGGGCGCCGCTCTCCTGCCGGAACCTTCTGATGAGGCGACCATGGAAATTCGGTTTCCCGCGGACGCGCCTGCTTACCGCGGCGCCAATCTGACCGTTGTCTTTCCCGCGCTGGTGGACGGCGAACCGGTGCCGTGCGCGATCTCGGTCGAAGCACTCGAAGATCACTTCGGCGCCTATTCCGAAGACCTCGAAGGCTGGATGCGCGCCTTCGACGCCGGCCGTCCCCGCATCGAGGCGGTGGCGCGCGAACATCTTCAGATCAGCAACGGCACTCCGGTTCTGCTCAAGAGCGGCCACTTTCCGCCTGGAAACGTGGCGGATTAG
- a CDS encoding NAD-dependent epimerase/dehydratase family protein, producing MQVTGKIGLFGAAGAAGQSIAAALSAAGRDYRVVGRSREPLDSAFGHDPRAEIVTWNPDDPASIRAAAAGLQTVIYLVGVPYDQFAKHPPLMERTLAGVKAAGVERFILIGTVYPYGRARANPVSEGHPREPHTFKGQMRLAQENLVLAAHGQNGLSTLVLRLPDFYGPGIERSLLNGVFDGAATGKRAQVLGPVDMPHEFIYLPDIGPVVETLTRTPTAYGRWWHLAGTGTITQREVARQAYALAGREPRLTVAGKTMLRVLGLFNPLMRELVEMNYLMTEPLVLDDSALTSLIGPIAKTSYEEGIRRSFDAARAAASAGHAA from the coding sequence ATGCAAGTCACGGGAAAGATCGGTTTATTCGGCGCAGCGGGCGCGGCGGGACAAAGTATCGCGGCGGCGCTGAGTGCGGCGGGACGCGACTACCGCGTGGTCGGCCGCTCGCGGGAGCCACTCGATTCGGCCTTCGGCCACGACCCGCGCGCGGAGATCGTCACGTGGAATCCCGACGACCCCGCTTCGATCCGCGCCGCCGCAGCCGGTTTGCAGACTGTGATCTATCTCGTAGGCGTACCGTACGACCAGTTCGCCAAACATCCGCCGCTGATGGAGAGAACGCTGGCCGGCGTCAAGGCGGCGGGCGTCGAACGCTTCATTCTGATCGGCACGGTGTATCCGTATGGCCGGGCCCGCGCCAATCCGGTGAGCGAGGGGCATCCACGGGAACCGCATACGTTCAAGGGGCAGATGCGGCTCGCGCAGGAGAACCTGGTGCTGGCCGCACACGGGCAGAACGGGCTGTCGACTCTGGTGTTGCGTCTGCCGGATTTTTACGGCCCAGGTATCGAGCGCAGCCTGCTGAACGGCGTGTTCGACGGCGCCGCGACCGGCAAGCGCGCGCAGGTGCTCGGCCCGGTGGATATGCCGCACGAGTTCATCTATCTGCCGGATATCGGGCCGGTGGTCGAAACGCTCACGCGCACGCCCACGGCTTATGGGCGCTGGTGGCATCTGGCGGGCACGGGCACGATTACGCAGCGCGAAGTCGCACGGCAGGCGTACGCGCTGGCGGGCCGCGAACCCAGGCTGACGGTCGCGGGCAAGACCATGCTGCGCGTGCTCGGCCTCTTCAATCCGCTCATGCGTGAACTGGTGGAGATGAACTATCTGATGACCGAACCGCTCGTGCTGGACGATTCGGCGTTGACGAGCCTGATCGGCCCGATCGCGAAGACTTCGTACGAGGAGGGAATCCGGCGTTCGTTCGATGCCGCCCGCGCCGCCGCGTCGGCGGGCCACGCGGCGTAG
- a CDS encoding TetR/AcrR family transcriptional regulator, translating to MGIAERKNRQKQALRERILDAARRIVMREGFAALSMRKIADAIEYSPATLYLHFASRDEIAHALCEEGFAQLLKTFEPLAAIVDPAERLKAFGRAYVAFGVAHPETYRLIFMEDPSYTGAAFGGAAKARAVDVSGSGAGGVPSAQTADGDLQDQTADASHANSDDPGAEALHIMIAALEELKATGRLPASTDAAVWAEAFWATMHGIVALNLTCPVFPGAPLETVVDVALNAWLGAAHKTPQPALPVTG from the coding sequence ATGGGAATCGCTGAAAGAAAAAACCGCCAGAAACAGGCACTGCGCGAACGCATCCTCGACGCCGCGCGGCGCATCGTCATGCGCGAGGGCTTTGCCGCGCTGTCCATGCGCAAGATTGCCGACGCCATCGAATATTCGCCCGCCACGCTGTATCTGCATTTCGCGAGCCGCGACGAGATCGCCCACGCGTTGTGCGAAGAGGGCTTTGCACAATTGCTGAAGACGTTTGAGCCGCTCGCGGCCATCGTCGATCCGGCGGAGCGGCTCAAGGCGTTCGGGCGGGCTTATGTCGCGTTCGGAGTCGCGCATCCCGAAACGTACCGGCTGATCTTCATGGAGGATCCGAGCTATACGGGCGCGGCGTTTGGTGGCGCGGCGAAGGCGAGGGCGGTTGACGTGTCCGGGAGCGGAGCGGGAGGCGTGCCGTCGGCGCAAACGGCTGACGGTGATTTACAGGATCAGACCGCCGACGCGTCGCACGCAAATAGTGACGATCCCGGCGCTGAAGCGCTTCACATCATGATCGCCGCGCTCGAAGAACTCAAAGCGACCGGGCGGCTGCCGGCGTCGACGGATGCCGCCGTGTGGGCCGAGGCGTTCTGGGCGACCATGCACGGGATCGTCGCGCTCAACCTCACGTGTCCGGTGTTTCCGGGCGCGCCGCTCGAGACGGTGGTGGACGTGGCACTGAACGCCTGGTTGGGAGCCGCACACAAGACGCCGCAGCCTGCGCTTCCTGTCACGGGATGA